The following coding sequences lie in one Lepeophtheirus salmonis chromosome 11, UVic_Lsal_1.4, whole genome shotgun sequence genomic window:
- the LOC121126367 gene encoding inactive pancreatic lipase-related protein 1, which produces MILIIRLVWIYRIILTIAETKERNNLNLNGSYGIEKFHSKANNRRMECKSDLGNVVPITFLKITSCPQSKEMIDLRMKLYTRKHPQIPQVFKYSQGSSIRYSNYDASKLTKTIVHGFMGNCELPWVVDMRDALLKISDINVFCADWKQGSQFPNYSQAAANTQIVGLMIAKFFNAVSGVVGSIGPKLHLIGFSLGAQVCGYVGSKIPNCSRISGLDPAGPVFRDLEVEFRLDKSDADFVDVIHTNSAYYLSEGFGLSDVCGHVDFYPFGGKNQMPCKSVFQEAFLWKDIGCSHSRAVRLYIESIKNKDCKMVGFPCVGGYNTFLLKGECFDTSKAFPLGLNTPRNANGELYLTTRIVAPFCGIQLKVNISVDIPYSFLGKHYSRELKITFYGDQGEVETFTISKGFTSSGNYYKIFTLDGNIGLKDVFLEYAIVSIHSSFGTMERLKVDGLTITDANGPSSHWRLNTGDGCIKSGRSERLVLDKKKVLT; this is translated from the exons atGATACTTATTATTAGATTGGTATGGATCTATAGGATTATTTTAACCATTG ctGAGACGAAAGAAAGGAATAATTTGAATCTAAATGGGAGTTATGGTA TCGAAAAGTTTCATAGCAAAGCTAACAATCG TCGAATGGAATGTAAAAGTGACTTAGGAAATGTAGTACCTATTACTTTTCTTAAGATTACAAGCTGTCCTCAAAGTAAAGAAATGATTGATTTAAGAATGAAACTTTACACACGTAAACACCCTCAAATTCcacaagtttttaaatattcccaGGGAAGTTCAATACGATATTCAAATTATGATGCTTCAAAACTTACAAAAACAATTGTACATGGATTTATGGGTAATTGTGAGTTACCATGGGTAGTTGATATGAGAGATGCTCTTCTGAAGATA tCGGATATTAATGTGTTCTGTGCTGACTGGAAGCAAGGGTCGCAGTTTCCAAATTATTCTCAAGCAGCAGCAAACACACAAATAGTTGGATTAATGattgcaaaattctttaatgCTGTCAGTGGAGTTGTTGGATCTATTGGACCGAAGCTTCATTTAATTGGTTTCAGTCTTGGAGCACAAGTGTGTGGATATGTAGGATCTAAGATTCCAAACTGTAGTCGGATCTCAG gatTGGATCCTGCTGGACCTGTTTTTAGAGATCTAGAGGTAGAATTTAGATTGGATAAAAGTGATGCAGATTTTGTTGATGTCATTCATACAAATAGTGCTTATTATTTGAGCGAAGGGTTTGGTCTTTCGGATGTTTGTGGCCATGTGGATTTTTATCCTTTTGGTGGGAAGAATCAAATGCCTTGTAAAAGTGTGTTTCAAGAAGCTTTTT tgtGGAAAGATATTGGTTGTAGTCATAGCCGTGCTGTGCGTTTGTATATTGAAAGTATTAAGAATAAAGATTGTAAAATGGTAGGTTTCCCTTGTGTTGGAGGAtataatacttttcttttaaaagggGAATGCTTCGACACCTCAAAAGCATTTCCTCTTGGGCTGAACACTCCTCGTAATGCAAATGGAGAATTGTATTTAACTACAAGAATTGTGGCTCCATTCTGTG gtatTCAGCTCAAAGTAAACATATCGGTGGATATTCCATACTCTTTCCTTGGAAAACATTATAGTCGTGAATTGAAGATTACATTTTATGGCGACCAAGGAGAAGTTGAAACCTTTACTATTTCCaa AGGATTTACGTCGAGTGggaattattacaaaattttcacTTTAGATGGTAACATTGGGTTAAAGgatgtatttttagaatatgCAATTGTAAGCATCCATAGTTCCTTTGGTACAATGGAACGTTTAAAAGTTGATGGCTTGACAATAACAGATGCTAATGGACCATCTTCGCATTGGCGACTTAATACTGGTGATGGTTGTATTAAAAGTGGAAGATCAGAAAGATTAGTTTTGGATAAGAAGAAAGTTTTAACTTAA
- the LOC121126429 gene encoding inactive pancreatic lipase-related protein 1 yields MILIIRLVWIYRIILTIAETKERNNLNLTGSYGIEKFHSKANNRRMECKSDLGNVVPMTFLKITSCPQSKEMIDLRMKLYTRKHPQIPQVFKYSQGSSIRYSNYDASKLTKTIVHGFMGNCELPWVVDMRDALLKISDINVFCADWKQGSQFPNYSQAAANTQIVGLMIAKFFNAVSGVVGSIGPKLHLIGFSLGAQVCGYVGSKIPNCSRISGLDPAGPVFRDLEVEFRLDKSDADFVDVIHTNSAYYLSEGFGLSDVCGHVDFYPFGGKNQMPCKSVFQEAFLWKDIGCSHSRAVRLYIESIKNKDCKMVGFPCVGGYNTFLLKGECFDTSKAFPLGLNTPRNANGELYLTTRIVAPFCGIQLKVNISVDIPYSFLGKHYSRELKITFYGDQGEVETFTISKGFTSSGNYYKIFTLDGNIGLKDVFLEYAIVSIHSSFGTMERLKVDGLTITDANGPSSHWRLNTGDGCIKSGRSERLVLDKKKVLT; encoded by the exons atGATACTTATTATTAGATTGGTATGGATCTATAGGATTATTTTAACCATTG ctGAGACGAAAGAAAGGAATAATTTGAATCTCACTGGGAGTTATGGTA TCGAAAAGTTTCATAGCAAAGCTAACAATCG TCGAATGGAATGTAAAAGTGACTTAGGAAATGTAGTACCTATGACTTTTCTTAAGATTACAAGCTGTCCTCAAAGTAAAGAAATGATTGATTTAAGAATGAAACTTTACACACGTAAACACCCTCAAATTCcacaagtttttaaatattcccaGGGAAGTTCAATACGATATTCAAATTATGATGCTTCAAAACTTACAAAAACAATTGTACATGGATTTATGGGTAATTGTGAGTTACCATGGGTAGTTGATATGAGAGATGCTCTTCTGAAGATA tCGGATATTAATGTGTTCTGTGCTGACTGGAAGCAAGGGTCGCAGTTTCCAAATTATTCTCAAGCAGCAGCAAACACACAAATAGTTGGATTAATGattgcaaaattctttaatgCTGTCAGTGGAGTTGTTGGATCTATTGGACCGAAGCTTCATTTAATTGGTTTCAGTCTTGGAGCACAAGTGTGTGGATATGTAGGATCTAAGATTCCAAACTGTAGTCGGATCTCAG gatTGGATCCTGCTGGACCTGTTTTTAGAGATCTAGAGGTAGAATTTAGATTGGATAAAAGTGATGCAGATTTTGTTGATGTCATTCATACAAATAGTGCTTATTATTTGAGCGAAGGGTTTGGTCTTTCGGATGTTTGTGGCCATGTGGATTTTTATCCTTTTGGTGGGAAGAATCAAATGCCTTGTAAAAGTGTGTTTCAAGAAGCTTTTT tgtGGAAAGATATTGGTTGTAGTCATAGCCGTGCTGTGCGTTTGTATATTGAAAGTATTAAGAATAAAGATTGTAAAATGGTAGGTTTCCCTTGTGTTGGAGGAtataatacttttcttttaaaagggGAATGCTTCGACACCTCAAAAGCATTTCCTCTTGGGCTGAACACTCCTCGTAATGCAAATGGAGAATTGTATTTAACTACAAGAATTGTGGCTCCATTCTGTG gtattcaGCTCAAAGTAAACATATCGGTGGATATTCCATACTCTTTCCTTGGAAAACATTATAGTCGTGAATTGAAGATTACATTTTATGGCGACCAAGGAGAAGTTGAAACCTTTACAATTTccaa AGGATTTACGTCGAGTGggaattattacaaaattttcacTTTAGATGGTAACATTGGGTTAAAGgatgtatttttagaatatgCAATTGTAAGCATCCATAGTTCCTTTGGTACAATGGAACGTTTAAAAGTTGATGGCTTGACAATAACAGATGCTAATGGACCATCTTCGCATTGGCGACTTAATACTGGTGATGGTTGTATTAAAAGTGGAAGATCAGAAAGATTAGTTTTGGATAAGAAGAAAGTTTTAACTTAA